Proteins from one Salvelinus sp. IW2-2015 linkage group LG9, ASM291031v2, whole genome shotgun sequence genomic window:
- the LOC111968688 gene encoding proline-rich membrane anchor 1-like, which yields MRISQTVQSYAYRACLLATLSSVFEKSSGGMLVQDLIPFILSFWPLLFGHCILSLVLLSCQGELQRSCSQTVAEKVSEHCQLACQCRSYPPLPPPPLPPPPPRLLLATVVESPLPLLRPWWMEILVLGTVGCASAVFLLSAMIICYKAIKRKPQRKEENGMSRGEYAMSARNKKAMGPNNTVV from the exons ATGAGAATTTCCCAAACGGTCCAATCTTATGCATACCGTGCTTGTTTACTCGCTACGCTGTCTAGTGTCTTCGAGAAGAGCTCAGGAGGAATGCTGGTCCAAGATCTAATACCATTTATTTTAAGTTTTTGGCCTCTTCTTTTCGGTCATTGCATTCTCTCGTTGGTTTTACTCTCATGCCAG GGTGAACTCCAGAGGTCATGCTCACAGACTGTAGCTGAGAAAGTGAGCGAACACTGCCAGCTGGCATGCCAGTGTAGAAGctaccctccccttcctcccccgcCTCTGCCCCCACCTCCCCCACGGCTACTGTTGGCCACAG TGGTTGAGTCCCCTCTGCCGCTGTTGAGGCCGTGGTGGATGGAGATCCTAGTGCTTGGGACAGTGGGCTGTGCCTCAGCTGTTTTCCTCCTTTCAGCCATGATCATCTGCTACAAGGCCATAAAGAG GAAACCACAACGGAAAGAGGAGAACGGGATGAGTCGTGGAGAGTATGCCATGAGTGCACGCAACAAGAAGGCCATGGGCCCCAACAACACTGTGGTGTAG